TATGGAGGGACTGCAGAGTTGTccggagaggggggggggggggggggggggggggggggttgccaATGCTTTATTAGGGCCTTTCAGCCAAAATGCACTAACAGAGCTGCTCAGAACCTGCAGTGGTCAACACTCAACACATATTTGATGCAGCGGCTGCTTAACTACAGTTCATTAGAAGTGCACAGATCCTTGCATATTAAAATTGACGCCTAGAAGCTATAAGCTAACGCTTGGAAATGTAACCTCTCCTTAACACCTTGTTTTCCCCTGTTTCCTTTCTTATCAGTGCCTATTCTGCTACCTGCGACTTCAGGTTCTTGGTTTTATGATTTTACTTATATACTTGACCAATAGTATCTATAATTTCAAATGTAAAAGTCCGGGAATGATAATTTAAACTACTTTATTGTACATATATCATATTCCCAATGTGCATACGCTAGCATGCGTTGTTAGCCTTTTCGTTTCCTGGCACTCAGATCTTGCTTCAGAATAAGCATCTCTTCTTCCTGTAATCAAACCAGATATGAAAATTCCTTTTTAACACTGTGGTGTTGTCTGGCTATGCAATTCCCCGAGGTAATCAACTTAGGTTTTAGTCTATGATTTCCGTACCCCATGTGATTGTCATTTGAAGGTTTTTAACATATAATGATGATACGATGCGGCCTTGAGTCCTTCACCTTCAGTGAAGAGCCGTGTCCGTACCCCGGCGGTAGTAGATATGACCCGTTCGCCTTCACCTGTGCTACCTCACCGGTGTGCTCCCTTGCAGAAATCATCTACGGCGGTCCGAGCCTCGTAAAAACAATTTTCGAAGATACCATACCCGGTATAAATGATACAAACAAAACAAAGATAAACTTTCCCTCACATTTCTTGTTCTTTGTGCATCTAGCATTTTATCAAGGAAATAATAGCTACTCACACCATTTGAGATGCTAGGTACACTCATATATCATATGTGCATAGAACAATGAGATGGACAATATCAACACAATCAATTATCGCAGGAAGCCTTGCTTCATTAACATTCTTGCTTGCTAATTAACCCACAATGGTTAATCATATTTTAATTGAGCTGCAAGTTTCGAAAGTGGTGCCATATATATTTGTTGTCATGCAAACTCTATATGTTGATTGTGTCCTTGTTGCATGGTAACCAATCCAAAGTATGTTCCAGCAGAACCCTTGCTCATGAGGGATGCATGTGTGCCTGTCTCTAGAACAATCCCTTTCTCAAGCACAGTGATCACATCACAATTTTGGATGGTGCTGAGCCTGTGTGCGACCACTAAACTAGTCCTCCCGACCAATATTCTGTCAAGTGCCTCCTGTACCACCATCTCGGAGTGGCTATCCAATGCACTTGTTGCTTCATCTAATAGCAAGATAGCAGGGTTCTTTAAGATTGCACGGGCAATCGCAATGCGCTGCTTTTGACCTCCTGATAACTGAATACCTCTCTCACCACACCATGTGTCGTATCCATCCTTGAGGCTAGTAATGAAATCATGTGCATTGGCGTACCTTGCTGCACTCACAACTTCTTCCTCAGTGGCTGTTTCAGTGCCATATACAATGTTCTCTCTGATGGTACCTGCAAAAAGTGTTGGTTCTTGGCTAACCAGTGCAATGTGCTTTCGCAGGGCTCGTAGGTTATATGTCTTGATGTCTATGCCATCAATCTCTATAGCCCCCACAAGAGGGTCATAGAACCGCTCGATAAGCCCAATGATGGTTGACTTGCCAGAACCACTTTGCCCAACAAGAGCTGTTGACTTACCTGGCTGGATGCTCAAGGAGAATCCTTTGAAGATGATCACATCTGGCCTTGATGGATACACAAAATCAATTTCTCTAATGTCCACCTTGCCTTCGAGATTCTCTGGTTTGTATCCCTCAGGGTTGTCGGGGTCAATTTCTGTCTCTCTATCAATAATAGAAAAAAGTGAAGTGACTGAATCAGCACCCTTGGCAAGGTCTGTTGTCATACTACCTGCATCTGCTATCACACGTCCTGTGCTTATCAAAATCAAGAAGGTTTGAAATAGGGCCTTGGAAGTAAGGTGGTGCTGAGCCATGAGTATTCCACCATACCAAAAGGTGAGGGCCCATACGCATCTCAAAATGCTCATGGAGGTACCGAGCCCCAGACCAGCAAACCAGGACTGCCTGATACTTTCCTTGCGAGGGCCTACCTGTGCTTGGTCAAAGAGGCGTAGGATGCGGTCTTGGGATGAGAAAGCAGTTACTGTGCGAAGATTAGCGACTGCCTCAACAGCTAGCTTGCTACATTCAGATTGTGCCTGTAATGATTTCTTGGACATGCTCTTTAGTAAGATACGACGAGTATAAAAGCAAACAATGACAATTGGTTGCACAAAAATCATCACTAGTGCCAAACGCCAAGCAATTGCGAGACTCATGATGCAGGCAATTAGCACtgaagaagctgtttggatgaCAAGGGACATTCTATCACCAATGAGCGATCTCACCTACAAGAAAAATATGGTCAAGAATTATTCTTCTCAGATTTTTAATAAATGTTGTTTCAGTATTTGAACTTACAACGTTGGCATCCTGGGCAAGTTGTGAGCATATGGCACCACTAGAGTTCTTATCACTGTCGAACCACCCAATCTCAAAAGTTAGAATTTTTGAAATCATCCGTTCTCttatccttttggtgagatatTCCCCCATGACACCGAAGTTGTGGTGTTGTGCAATATTCATCAGGAATGAAAACAATGCAAGACCAACAAAGAACAGTGAGTAGATTCTGGTTTGATCCTTCATCTCTTCATGATCCGTCAAGAAGTAGATTGAGACCATGCTCCCCATGGCGTATGCGTACGTGGGTTGTATGCCTCCAACCACAATTGCACTAAAGCTTCCCATCAGTGCTTGCTTCCACTCGGGTTTATTAAGCATCAATAGCCTTATGAAGGATGGCACAGGAAGCTTTAACGGCTCTGTTTTGTTGTCATTACCTTCATCATTACCCATGGATAGTGTTATGATTGATCCGCTTGCTGTGGATATCCTCTTGCTCATACCATGGCTGCTTGATTGCCGCATAAGAGATGTACTTCTTGTTCCATCAACCTCTTCAGAATCTGTTGACTCTTTGGTCTGTTGAAGGAGGACAAGAGATGAGTAGAGTCCATTCTCATTGGCAATGAGCTCATAATGGGATCCCAGCTCCTTGACCTCACCGGACTGCATGACCGCAATCGTATTTGCATTTTGGATGGTGGATAGGCGATGGGCAATGACAATTGTAGTTCGACCCATGGAGGCCAGTTCAAGCGCCTCCTGGACAACATGCTCTGAATTAGTGTCCAATGCACTGGTggcttcatcaaggagaaggatcTTGGGTGACTTTATGATTGCTCTAGCAATAGCAATCCTTTGCTTCTGTCCTCCGGACATTTGGACACCATGCTCACCCACCTGTTTTAGTTATATACATGGTTAGTGTCCAAGTATGAGTagcattttatatttttagaagaaGATATCTAGTTTCAAGATCATTGGTTTTGTGAATGTAAATCAAACAATTATCATGTACAGGTAGCTAACACTTTTGGTTGTActctctccgtcccaaaatacagtcattctagaattcaaaatttgtcccaaaaaataAGTCACCCTACCCCTATTtggaaagtgcatgtgcatgtaagaatcaatttagtgccaaatatggatAATAAATCAGGCAAACATGATCATTTTACATTCTTGTTAATCTTTCCGAAAATTCctaggatgacttgtttttttgggatggagggaataAGTTATAACCATCTGTAATTTATAGTGACAATATAACCCAAGTTAGCGTGGTGGCAAAAAGATAATTTGTGCATTACAATTTTGACGACTGGttataagttttttataagaatATATTAGTATATTTGTGTGATACTTATACAAGATTAAGATATTTACGGCtaaaattaatatttatttaatcaGGACAAACTGCTTGATGGAATCCTTCGATTGATGTTGCAGCTATCAAAGTTTTCTTGAGAAGAAATTGAATGGCTTTTACTGCCCGGAAAACTGAGTACATATGCTGTCAAGTGTCAACGGCAAGCAGAGACTTTCGTAACAGAGTAAGGAATAAGCATCTTGGCTCGATGTTCGATTGTTTGAAGCTCTGTtttcaaggcgtcgcctaggcatcgcctaggcgacaaggcggtggcggctcgcctTGTTTAAGGtctcgccttagcccgcctaggcgtcgcctaggcgataaggcggtggtggatcgcctcgcctcgccttaccgctttaaaaacatAGGTTTGAAGTGATCGTTCTACCTTTGTTACGATTAACAGATGGTATAGGGCATGGGGATGGGCCAGGTATATGTCCTTTCTTTTCTATGAACTTTTTGTGCGGTATATTGttgagtttgattttttttctatttcaattatgtTTGGTTATCTCTGAAGCTATCTAGCGTTTGAATTCCAACCAAACAATTACTTTTTATCCTTTTCGATTTAAAATCATGTTTAATTGTTTCTCAAATTTATAATTTGCTTCTTGTTACTTCGCCATGTGTTTTAACTGCTTACACATTGTCCAGGATCGGTACCTGCGTGTGGTAGCCCTGCGGCAGCTGGGTGATGAAGTTGTGGGCGTTGGCCGCCTTTGCCGCGGCGACGACCTCCTCCTCCGTCGCGTCCTCCTTGCCGAACAAGATGTTCTCCTTAATGGACGTCGCAAACAGCGCTGGCTCCTGGCTGACCAGCCCCATCTGCGCGCGCAGCCACTtgagccgcagccgccggatGTCCACGCCGTCCAGGGTCACCTGTCCCGCTGATGGATCGTAGAACCGCTCCAGCAGGGCGATCGCCGTCGACTTCCCTGACCCGCTGCTCCCAACAAGTGCCACCGTGTGCCCCGCCGGCACGCGCAGGCTGAAGCTCTTGAAGACGGGGTTCTCGGGCCGCGATGGGTAGCAGAACTCCACGTCCTTGAATtccacctcgccggcgaccctgGCCAGCTCCTCGCCGGCGTTGCTCTCCGAGTCGATCTTGGGCACCCGACGAATTATCTTCAGCATCCTCTCTGCCGCCGCGCTTGCCTCCGCGAAGTACTTGACGTTCGACAGCGCCTGCCCCAGCACTCTGCACATAAGGTTTGTCAATGGTGTTGACATCTAGTCATGTTGCTGTGAAGTAAGCATGGAGTTGCAGGTAGCTGGAATTACGTACGAGCCTCCGATGACGATGCTGGCGGAGGCGGCGTAGACGGTGCCGCCCTTGTAGCCATGAGACATGATGAGACGGGTGCCATACCAGACGTTGAAAGCGAAGATCGCGAAGGAGATGCCCTCGCTGCCGAGGGCGACTCCCTTGGCAACGCCCTGCTTGATCCCGAGCCGCGCCGACTCCTCCAGCGCGGCGGAGAACCGCGCCACG
This window of the Panicum virgatum strain AP13 chromosome 1K, P.virgatum_v5, whole genome shotgun sequence genome carries:
- the LOC120648326 gene encoding putative multidrug resistance protein isoform X2, producing the protein MGKDGLPETAETKAAPALRSFASVFIHADGVDVALMVLGLVGAMGDGMSTPIMISVCNYACTPMAALVTASDDTNCARVTAEGYCWTRTAERQSSRMRARYLSAVLRQDVEYFDLKTGSTSEVIASVSSDSLAVQDVLSEKVPNFVTNTTMFVGSYAVGFALLWRLTLAGLPSLLLLVVPGFLYGRTLIGLARRIREQYTRPGAIAAQAMSSVRTVYSFVAEDSTVARFSAALEESARLGIKQGVAKGVALGSEGISFAIFAFNVWYGTRLIMSHGYKGGTVYAASASIVIGGSVLGQALSNVKYFAEASAAAERMLKIIRRVPKIDSESNAGEELARVAGEVEFKDVEFCYPSRPENPVFKSFSLRVPAGHTVALVGSSGSGKSTAIALLERFYDPSAGQVTLDGVDIRRLRLKWLRAQMGLVSQEPALFATSIKENILFGKEDATEEEVVAAAKAANAHNFITQLPQGYHTQVGEHGVQMSGGQKQRIAIARAIIKSPKILLLDEATSALDTNSEHVVQEALELASMGRTTIVIAHRLSTIQNANTIAVMQSGEVKELGSHYELIANENGLYSSLVLLQQTKESTDSEEVDGTRSTSLMRQSSSHGMSKRISTASGSIITLSMGNDEGNDNKTEPLKLPVPSFIRLLMLNKPEWKQALMGSFSAIVVGGIQPTYAYAMGSMVSIYFLTDHEEMKDQTRIYSLFFVGLALFSFLMNIAQHHNFGVMGEYLTKRIRERMISKILTFEIGWFDSDKNSSGAICSQLAQDANVVRSLIGDRMSLVIQTASSVLIACIMSLAIAWRLALVMIFVQPIVIVCFYTRRILLKSMSKKSLQAQSECSKLAVEAVANLRTVTAFSSQDRILRLFDQAQVGPRKESIRQSWFAGLGLGTSMSILRCVWALTFWYGGILMAQHHLTSKALFQTFLILISTGRVIADAGSMTTDLAKGADSVTSLFSIIDRETEIDPDNPEGYKPENLEGKVDIREIDFVYPSRPDVIIFKGFSLSIQPGKSTALVGQSGSGKSTIIGLIERFYDPLVGAIEIDGIDIKTYNLRALRKHIALVSQEPTLFAGTIRENIVYGTETATEEEVVSAARYANAHDFITSLKDGYDTWCGERGIQLSGGQKQRIAIARAILKNPAILLLDEATSALDSHSEMVVQEALDRILVGRTSLVVAHRLSTIQNCDVITVLEKGIVLETGTHASLMSKGSAGTYFGLVTMQQGHNQHIEFA
- the LOC120648326 gene encoding putative multidrug resistance protein isoform X1 — protein: MGKDGLPETAETKAAPALRSFASVFIHADGVDVALMVLGLVGAMGDGMSTPIMMLIASRVFTDAGSGPDRLHQFRSRMNENARNLLILAAANWVMAFLEGYCWTRTAERQSSRMRARYLSAVLRQDVEYFDLKTGSTSEVIASVSSDSLAVQDVLSEKVPNFVTNTTMFVGSYAVGFALLWRLTLAGLPSLLLLVVPGFLYGRTLIGLARRIREQYTRPGAIAAQAMSSVRTVYSFVAEDSTVARFSAALEESARLGIKQGVAKGVALGSEGISFAIFAFNVWYGTRLIMSHGYKGGTVYAASASIVIGGSVLGQALSNVKYFAEASAAAERMLKIIRRVPKIDSESNAGEELARVAGEVEFKDVEFCYPSRPENPVFKSFSLRVPAGHTVALVGSSGSGKSTAIALLERFYDPSAGQVTLDGVDIRRLRLKWLRAQMGLVSQEPALFATSIKENILFGKEDATEEEVVAAAKAANAHNFITQLPQGYHTQVGEHGVQMSGGQKQRIAIARAIIKSPKILLLDEATSALDTNSEHVVQEALELASMGRTTIVIAHRLSTIQNANTIAVMQSGEVKELGSHYELIANENGLYSSLVLLQQTKESTDSEEVDGTRSTSLMRQSSSHGMSKRISTASGSIITLSMGNDEGNDNKTEPLKLPVPSFIRLLMLNKPEWKQALMGSFSAIVVGGIQPTYAYAMGSMVSIYFLTDHEEMKDQTRIYSLFFVGLALFSFLMNIAQHHNFGVMGEYLTKRIRERMISKILTFEIGWFDSDKNSSGAICSQLAQDANVVRSLIGDRMSLVIQTASSVLIACIMSLAIAWRLALVMIFVQPIVIVCFYTRRILLKSMSKKSLQAQSECSKLAVEAVANLRTVTAFSSQDRILRLFDQAQVGPRKESIRQSWFAGLGLGTSMSILRCVWALTFWYGGILMAQHHLTSKALFQTFLILISTGRVIADAGSMTTDLAKGADSVTSLFSIIDRETEIDPDNPEGYKPENLEGKVDIREIDFVYPSRPDVIIFKGFSLSIQPGKSTALVGQSGSGKSTIIGLIERFYDPLVGAIEIDGIDIKTYNLRALRKHIALVSQEPTLFAGTIRENIVYGTETATEEEVVSAARYANAHDFITSLKDGYDTWCGERGIQLSGGQKQRIAIARAILKNPAILLLDEATSALDSHSEMVVQEALDRILVGRTSLVVAHRLSTIQNCDVITVLEKGIVLETGTHASLMSKGSAGTYFGLVTMQQGHNQHIEFA